A stretch of the Methanothrix sp. genome encodes the following:
- the tgt gene encoding tRNA guanosine(34) transglycosylase Tgt, protein MAEHFSFDVLKRSRVTRARLGVIRTRRGYIETPQFVPVATVASVRALGSDDLRALGVQAIFANTYHLHLRTGEDLIRRMGGLHRFMSFDGPIFTDSGGFQAFSLGLGREHNISKIGSIFPQGRRSPERRENLTRITDEGVAFKSLIDGGWHFLDPRSAMRIQSRLGSDIIMAFDECTSPLSDYDYTREAMERTHRWAVQSLRYHDRRQAIYGIIQGGWFEDLRRESADFIRSLPFDGIAIGGSLGNCKEDMHQVLDWVIPRLDDRPRHLLGIGEIPDIFECVERGIDTFDCVHPTRIARRGNLYISPASGGCIENKFRISIKSSIFRDDKRPVDPRCGCPTCRMYSRAYLRHLYISKELSYFRAATVHNVYFMLRLMESIRRSIREGRFSALKRRWMKSEP, encoded by the coding sequence ATGGCAGAGCATTTCTCCTTTGATGTCCTGAAGCGATCGAGGGTGACGCGCGCGAGGCTTGGGGTGATCAGGACGCGCCGGGGATACATAGAGACGCCCCAGTTCGTCCCTGTCGCCACAGTGGCTTCTGTCAGGGCGCTCGGTTCAGATGACCTGAGAGCCCTGGGTGTGCAGGCGATATTCGCAAACACGTATCATTTGCATCTGCGAACAGGAGAGGATCTCATAAGGAGGATGGGCGGGCTCCACAGGTTCATGTCATTTGATGGCCCCATCTTCACGGACTCAGGCGGGTTTCAGGCATTCTCCCTTGGGCTGGGGCGGGAGCACAACATAAGCAAGATAGGAAGCATCTTCCCGCAGGGAAGACGGTCTCCAGAGCGCAGAGAGAACCTGACGAGGATCACAGATGAGGGCGTCGCCTTCAAATCCTTAATCGATGGTGGATGGCATTTTCTCGACCCCAGGAGCGCCATGCGGATCCAGAGCAGGCTTGGATCTGACATCATCATGGCATTCGATGAATGCACATCTCCGCTCTCTGATTATGACTACACCAGAGAGGCTATGGAGAGGACCCACCGCTGGGCTGTCCAGTCTTTGAGGTACCACGACAGGAGACAGGCAATATACGGCATCATACAGGGAGGATGGTTCGAGGACCTCCGCAGGGAGAGTGCGGATTTCATAAGATCGTTGCCTTTCGACGGCATCGCGATCGGAGGCTCTCTCGGAAACTGCAAGGAGGACATGCACCAGGTTCTTGATTGGGTCATCCCAAGGCTGGATGACCGACCCAGGCACCTGCTTGGAATCGGGGAGATCCCGGACATCTTCGAGTGCGTCGAGAGGGGAATCGATACATTCGACTGCGTCCATCCAACAAGAATCGCACGCAGAGGCAACCTGTACATATCCCCGGCATCAGGAGGATGCATTGAAAACAAGTTCAGGATAAGCATAAAATCCTCGATCTTCAGGGACGACAAGAGGCCCGTGGACCCGAGATGCGGGTGTCCAACATGCAGGATGTACAGCAGGGCGTATCTCAGACACCTCTACATCTCGAAGGAGCTCTCATACTTCAGAGCTGCCACCGTCCACAACGTCTACTTCATGCTCAGGCTGATGGAGTCGATAAGGAGATCTATAAGAGAGGGAAGGTTCAGCGCGCTCAAGAGAAGGTGGATGAAGAGTGAGCCATGA
- a CDS encoding DUF373 family protein, whose protein sequence is MDVLVLCIDRDDDLGRKAGIKSPVVGREENLHAALALGLADPEESDTNTIFGGLKIYDEISAERSVEIATITGDEKVGLSADRKLAEQLEQLIERLDPKSVIVVSDGAEDEAILPIIQSRIKVDGVRRILVKQNPSIESTYYLLKQVFTDPKISHTIFIPPGLALLMFSIFYLLNYPNGAIIAITGSVGLYLLFRGLGLDDFLDETKKTLRGSLYAGKISFVTYILAGMLIIIATIQGIANVWYSYKGPIWYGYLTLLMLFINASVWWYVAAGICANVGKLIDMHLEGVKDPRTYSYPFFLFATGLIFWGASIVILANFTQDFSMSPLGSIQYFAVCAMGAMATALLGIKLKSYIARRNGAGREIIKEGVQTKC, encoded by the coding sequence ATGGACGTACTGGTGCTCTGCATCGACCGCGATGACGATCTGGGTCGGAAGGCCGGCATCAAGAGCCCCGTGGTGGGAAGGGAGGAGAACCTGCACGCGGCTCTTGCTCTCGGGCTTGCTGATCCGGAGGAGTCCGACACCAACACGATCTTCGGCGGGCTGAAGATTTACGACGAGATCTCCGCAGAAAGATCTGTTGAGATAGCGACTATCACCGGCGACGAAAAGGTCGGGCTCAGCGCGGACAGAAAGCTTGCAGAGCAGCTCGAGCAGCTCATAGAGCGCCTGGACCCGAAGTCTGTCATTGTTGTATCGGACGGCGCTGAGGATGAGGCGATCCTCCCGATAATACAGTCCAGGATAAAGGTCGACGGCGTAAGGCGTATACTGGTGAAGCAGAATCCGAGCATCGAGAGCACATACTACCTGCTGAAGCAGGTATTCACAGACCCGAAGATAAGCCACACGATATTCATCCCACCCGGCCTGGCGCTGCTGATGTTCTCCATATTCTACCTGCTGAACTATCCGAACGGAGCGATCATAGCCATAACAGGCTCTGTCGGGCTCTATCTTCTCTTCAGAGGTCTCGGACTGGACGACTTCCTGGACGAGACTAAGAAGACGCTGAGAGGATCGCTGTATGCCGGAAAGATATCCTTCGTCACATACATACTTGCCGGGATGCTGATAATAATAGCCACAATCCAGGGCATAGCGAACGTGTGGTATTCATACAAAGGTCCGATATGGTATGGCTACCTCACGCTGCTGATGCTCTTCATAAACGCCAGCGTCTGGTGGTACGTTGCAGCAGGCATCTGCGCCAACGTGGGGAAGCTCATAGACATGCACCTGGAGGGCGTGAAGGATCCGAGAACATACTCGTATCCCTTCTTCCTCTTCGCAACAGGTCTCATATTCTGGGGCGCGAGCATAGTGATACTCGCGAACTTCACGCAGGACTTCAGCATGTCCCCCCTCGGTTCGATCCAGTACTTTGCGGTCTGCGCAATGGGGGCCATGGCCACAGCCCTCCTCGGTATAAAGCTCAAGAGCTACATAGCCAGGAGAAATGGGGCTGGCAGAGAGATCATAAAGGAGGGCGTGCAGACGAAGTGCTGA
- a CDS encoding VUT family protein — MSHDGGSGNNPVHYYSGGGERRLSHDPASGSSSFRIRIDKTQATIILCGLYIFFSLAGNIAATKVTYFGRLVMDAGFIYSITFTWRDLIHKQLGKRAAITTIWLSAFVNLLAALYFQIVVLMPAEPEWAANGGQAAWQFLFGIFETSGGPWWQSIFSLQLRIVLGSVITMVIAELIDTQIYHLWVTGWGRNRPQWARVAVSNAISIPVDSTLFPLIAFTGIIGFDAMIQMFQTNIVVKVIVTLLTFWTIYLVPERPIFEQHGDDAKHN; from the coding sequence GTGAGCCATGATGGAGGGTCTGGCAACAATCCAGTCCATTATTATTCTGGTGGCGGGGAACGCCGTTTATCGCATGATCCAGCATCCGGATCCTCCAGCTTCAGGATCCGCATCGATAAAACACAGGCGACGATAATCCTCTGCGGGCTTTACATATTTTTCTCACTGGCAGGCAACATAGCCGCGACAAAGGTCACCTATTTCGGAAGACTTGTCATGGATGCTGGCTTCATATACTCCATCACGTTCACATGGAGGGACCTGATACACAAGCAGCTTGGAAAGAGGGCTGCCATCACCACGATCTGGCTGAGCGCGTTTGTAAACCTCCTGGCAGCCCTCTACTTCCAGATCGTGGTTCTGATGCCGGCGGAGCCTGAGTGGGCCGCAAACGGCGGGCAGGCTGCATGGCAGTTCCTTTTCGGGATATTCGAGACTTCTGGTGGCCCATGGTGGCAGTCGATCTTCTCCCTCCAGCTCAGGATCGTTCTCGGCTCGGTGATAACCATGGTCATAGCAGAGCTCATCGACACCCAGATCTATCACCTCTGGGTCACTGGCTGGGGCAGGAACAGACCTCAATGGGCCAGGGTTGCGGTGTCCAACGCGATATCGATACCTGTAGACAGCACATTGTTCCCGCTTATAGCATTCACCGGAATAATCGGATTCGATGCGATGATCCAGATGTTCCAGACGAATATCGTTGTGAAGGTGATTGTCACGCTTCTCACATTCTGGACGATATACCTGGTGCCAGAGAGGCCGATATTCGAGCAGCATGGAGATGACGCAAAGCACAATTGA